A section of the Streptomyces sp. SLBN-118 genome encodes:
- a CDS encoding ATP-binding protein: MAVGTSRPADTHGALLCHSGGSEAFAIDPDDLPDGLVVADERGRVICFNDAAVRITAVAKADALGHPLENALPLEDLKGRRWWTLTDPYGGLATRVGQPERNLLLPGGREVLVSARYVRERPTGPIRRLVISLRGTEARRRTERSHAELIATVAHELRSPLTSVKGFTATLLAKWERFTDDQKRLMLETVDADANRVTRLIAELLDISRIDSGRLEVRRQPIDIAAAVGRHIQAHIASGQSPDRFFVRIQRRLPDLWADPDKIDQVLGNLLENAVRHGAGTVTIEVAPAAAKDDEKGTAVTVSDEGPGIPEESMGRVFTRFWRGSKRGGTGLGLYIVKGIVEAHGGTITVGRGPGGGAEFRFILPVGAPAYLA, from the coding sequence ATGGCTGTCGGGACGAGCAGGCCCGCGGACACACACGGGGCATTGCTGTGCCATTCCGGCGGCTCCGAGGCGTTCGCCATCGACCCCGACGACCTTCCCGACGGCCTGGTCGTCGCCGACGAGCGGGGCCGGGTGATCTGCTTCAACGACGCGGCTGTCAGGATCACCGCCGTCGCCAAGGCCGATGCGCTCGGACACCCGCTGGAGAACGCCCTGCCGCTGGAGGACCTCAAGGGCCGCCGCTGGTGGACGCTGACCGATCCGTACGGCGGGCTGGCCACCCGCGTCGGCCAGCCCGAGCGCAATCTGCTGCTGCCCGGCGGCCGCGAAGTCCTCGTCTCCGCGCGCTATGTGCGCGAGCGCCCCACCGGGCCGATACGCCGCCTGGTCATCAGCCTGCGCGGCACCGAGGCCAGACGCCGCACCGAACGCAGCCACGCCGAGCTGATCGCCACCGTCGCCCATGAGCTGCGTTCGCCGCTCACCTCGGTCAAGGGGTTCACGGCGACGCTCCTGGCCAAGTGGGAACGCTTCACCGACGACCAGAAGCGGCTGATGCTGGAGACCGTCGACGCCGACGCCAACCGCGTCACCCGGCTCATCGCCGAACTGCTCGACATCTCCCGGATCGACTCCGGCCGGCTCGAAGTACGCCGCCAGCCCATCGACATAGCGGCCGCCGTCGGACGCCACATCCAGGCACACATAGCCAGCGGTCAGTCCCCGGACCGCTTCTTCGTCCGCATCCAGCGCAGGCTGCCCGATCTGTGGGCCGACCCCGACAAGATCGACCAGGTGCTCGGCAATCTGCTGGAAAATGCGGTGCGCCACGGCGCCGGAACGGTCACCATCGAGGTGGCGCCGGCAGCGGCGAAGGACGACGAGAAGGGTACGGCCGTCACCGTGAGCGACGAAGGCCCCGGCATCCCCGAGGAGTCGATGGGCCGCGTCTTCACCCGCTTCTGGCGGGGGAGCAAGCGCGGCGGCACGGGCCTGGGCCTCTACATCGTCAAGGGCATCGTCGAGGCGCACGGCGGGACGATCACCGTCGGCCGCGGACCCGGCGGCGGCGCCGAGTTCCGATTTATTCTGCCCGTCGGCGCCCCGGCCTACCTGGCCTAG